The following coding sequences lie in one Sorghum bicolor cultivar BTx623 chromosome 6, Sorghum_bicolor_NCBIv3, whole genome shotgun sequence genomic window:
- the LOC8067777 gene encoding subtilisin-like protease SBT1.4: MPTILTPSLIFVLAIFLSPPAAAGDIATATTTTTGAAGDAVRTYLVVVCRATGPKENGEKLREWHASLLASVLNTSTGTVLEEARTPEGGQLVYSYQHVVSGFAARLTVREVDALRKLKWCVDAIPDVNYRLQTTYTPTLLGLSTPTTGMWAAARNMGEGVIVGVLDNGIDPRHASYGDEGMPPPPAKWKGRCEFGGAPCNKKLIGGRSLTAWEHGTHTSSTAVGAFVGDVQVLGTNVGTASGMAPRAHLAFYEVCFEDTCPSTKQLAAIEQGAFMDNVDVISISASDDTAKPFYQDLTAVGSFSAVTSGVFVSSSAGNQGPDYGTVTNCAPWVLTVAASTMTRRVVSTVSLGNGMVIQGEVNQRYTDVKPAPLIYVHGVFENGSLSAVDVRGKVVFCDLSESTTLRGEKVRAAGGVGIIFFNDASGGRVTMFGGNVSIAAARVSQADGEKIMSYINSTANPTAGLHFAGVTLDPSYQPAVAIYSSRGPCNMSNLGVIKPDITGPGTSIIAAVPDAGGGGNGSAPTPTRTFGLMDGTSMAAPHLSGIAAVLKRARPGWSPSAIKSAMMTTADVTHPDGTPITDEITGKPAGHLLMGSGIVNPTKALDPGLLYDLSGMDYIPYICGLGYNDTFVNEIIAQPLQNVSCATVSKIEGKDLNYPSFLVTLTAAAPVVEVRRTVTNVGEAVSAYTAEVVAPPSVAVEVVPPRLEFGSVNQKMDFRVRFRRVGAAANGTVEGSLRWVSGKYSVRSPIVVLDGTQNLV; the protein is encoded by the coding sequence ATGCCCACCATCCTAACTCCATCTCTCATATTCGTCCTCGCCATCTTCCTCTCCCCACCGGCCGCTGCCGGGGACattgccaccgccaccaccaccaccaccggtgCAGCTGGGGACGCCGTGAGGACGTACCTGGTGGTCGTCTGCCGAGCCACTGGGCCCAAGGAGAACGGCGAGAAGCTGCGCGAGTGGCACGCCTCGCTGCTCGCCTCCGTCCTGAACACTAGCACCGGTACGGTCCTCGAGGAGGCACGGACGCCGGAGGGCGGGCAGCTGGTCTACTCGTACCAGCACGTCGTCAGCGGCTTCGCGGCGCGGCTGACGGTGCGGGAGGTGGACGCGCTGCGCAAGCTCAAATGGTGCGTCGACGCCATCCCGGACGTCAACTACCGGCTGCAGACGACGTACACGCCGACGCTGCTCGGGTTGAGCACGCCGACGACGGGCATGTGGGCGGCGGCACGCAACATGGGGGAGGGCGTCATCGTCGGCGTCCTCGACAACGGCATCGACCCGCGGCACGCGTCTTACGGCGACGAGggcatgccgccgccgccggccaagTGGAAGGGCAGGTGCGAGTTCGGTGGCGCGCCGTGCAACAAGAAGCTCATCGGCGGGCGGTCTCTGACGGCGTGGGAGCACGGCACGCACACGTCCAGCACCGCCGTGGGCGCCTTCGTCGGCGACGTCCAGGTGCTTGGGACCAATGTCGGCACGGCCTCCGGCATGGCGCCACGCGCGCACCTGGCGTTCTACGAGGTGTGCTTTGAGGACACGTGCCCGTCCACGAAGCAGCTTGCCGCCATCGAGCAGGGCGCGTTCATGGACAACGTCGACGTGATCTCCATCTCCGCCAGCGACGACACGGCGAAGCCCTTCTACCAGGACCTCACCGCCGTCGGCAGCTTCTCCGCCGTCACGTCGGGCGTGTTCGTCAGCTCCAGCGCCGGAAACCAAGGCCCCGACTACGGGACCGTCACCAACTGCGCGCCGTGGGTGCTCACCGTGGCGGCGAGCACCATGACACGGCGCGTCGTCTCCACGGTCAGTCTCGGCAATGGGATGGTGATCCAAGGCGAGGTGAACCAGAGGTACACAGACGTCAAGCCAGCGCCTCTCATCTACGTCCATGGCGTGTTCGAAAACGGCTCGCTCAGCGCCGTCGACGTCCGCGGAAAGGTCGTCTTCTGCGACCTCTCGGAAAGCACGACATTGCGCGGCGAGAAGGtccgcgccgccggcggcgtgGGCATCATCTTTTTCAACGACGCGTCCGGTGGCCGCGTGACGATGTTCGGCGGAAACGTGTCCATCGCGGCGGCGCGCGTCAGCCAGGCCGACGGCGAGAAGATCATGTCGTACATCAACTCCACGGCGAACCCCACCGCCGGCCTCCACTTCGCCGGCGTTACGCTGGATCCTTCCTATCAGCCGGCCGTCGCCATTTACTCCTCACGAGGCCCCTGCAACATGTCAAACCTCGGCGTGATCAAGCCCGACATCACCGGGCCCGGGACGAGCATAATCGCGGCCGTCCcggacgccggcggcggcgggaacGGCAGCGCGCCCACCCCCACCCGCACCTTCGGCTTGATGGATGGCACGTCCATGGCCGCGCCGCACCTCTCGGGGATCGCGGCCGTGTTGAAGCGAGCGCGCCCAGGGTGGTCGCCGTCCGCGATCAAGTCGGCGATGATGACGACCGCCGACGTGACGCACCCGGACGGCACGCCCATCACCGATGAGATCACCGGCAAGCCGGCGGGACACCTCCTCATGGGCTCTGGCATCGTGAACCCGACCAAGGCGCTTGACCCGGGCCTCCTCTACGACCTCTCGGGGATGGACTACATCCCCTACATCTGTGGCCTCGGGTACAACGACACCTTCGTCAACGAAATCATCGCGCAGCCACTGCAGAACGTGAGCTGCGCGACGGTCAGCAAGATCGAGGGCAAGGACCTCAACTACCCGTCGTTCCTCGTGACgctcacggcggcggcgccggtggtCGAGGTGAGGCGCACGGTGACCAACGTCGGCGAGGCTGTCTCGGCCTACACGGCGGAGGTCGTGGCGCCGCCAAGCGTCGCCGTCGAGGTGGTGCCACCGAGGCTGGAGTTCGGCTCTGTGAACCAGAAGATGGACTTCAGAGTGAGGTTCAGAAGAGTTGGCGCCGCCGCCAATGGCACGGTGGAAGGAAGCCTCCGGTGGGTCTCCGGCAAGTACTCCGTTCGGAGCCCGATCGTCGTTCTTGATGGAACGCAGAATTTGGTCTAG